Proteins from one Gemmatimonadales bacterium genomic window:
- the trmD gene encoding tRNA (guanosine(37)-N1)-methyltransferase TrmD, with protein MALTINVVTLFPEALAPYLATSIPGRAAERGTVQYRLVQLRDFTHDRHLTVDDYPFGGGAGMVLRAEPYLEAVESLGSPQPVVVMSARGRRFGHDDAVRWSLGEQLTLLCGHYKDIDQRVVDLLGADEVSLGDFVLSGGEPAALCIVDAIVRLLPGAIGDHESASSDSHYDGLLSAPSYTRPADVRGKKVPEVLLSGNHAAIAAWRQQQAEELTKMRRPDLWAAHMATEHHDSDAKS; from the coding sequence ATGGCGCTCACGATCAACGTCGTGACGCTTTTTCCGGAAGCGCTGGCGCCGTATCTGGCGACGAGCATTCCGGGACGCGCGGCCGAGCGGGGGACGGTGCAGTACCGGCTGGTGCAGCTGCGGGACTTCACCCATGACCGTCATTTGACGGTTGATGATTACCCATTTGGCGGGGGTGCGGGAATGGTCCTCCGCGCCGAGCCATATCTGGAAGCGGTGGAGAGTCTCGGCAGTCCGCAGCCGGTGGTGGTGATGTCGGCGCGCGGACGGCGATTCGGGCACGATGACGCGGTGCGATGGTCGCTGGGTGAACAGCTGACCCTCCTCTGCGGGCACTACAAGGACATCGACCAGCGCGTGGTCGATCTTCTCGGCGCCGACGAGGTCTCGCTCGGAGACTTCGTCCTTTCGGGTGGTGAACCGGCGGCGCTGTGCATCGTCGATGCGATCGTCCGGCTCCTTCCCGGTGCGATCGGCGATCACGAATCGGCCAGCTCCGATTCGCACTACGACGGATTGTTGAGCGCGCCGAGCTACACCAGGCCGGCCGACGTCCGGGGAAAGAAGGTCCCCGAGGTGCTTCTCTCGGGAAACCACGCGGCGATTGCGGCGTGGCGGCAGCAGCAGGCAGAGGAATTGACGAAGATGCGGCGCCCCGATCTCTGGGCGGCGCACATGGCAACGGAGCATCACGACAGTGATGCGAAGTCCTGA
- the rimM gene encoding ribosome maturation factor RimM (Essential for efficient processing of 16S rRNA) — translation MSDAAPPPIVVGRVRKPHGLKGELAIFPLTDDPADVFVTGRAMQLRDLAGDLVDEVVIESARIYHRECLVKFRGLDRREAVDGLRQLFLAVPRDQLAPLEEGEVYQQELVGWSVRDEAGEPLGLVSEVYELPQGPTIEVQGPKREFLLPFRGEYVKHVDRAARQLIVTVPEGLLD, via the coding sequence ATGTCCGACGCGGCACCGCCGCCGATTGTCGTCGGCCGGGTGCGCAAGCCGCACGGATTGAAGGGTGAACTCGCGATCTTCCCGCTGACCGACGATCCGGCCGATGTCTTCGTCACCGGTCGCGCGATGCAGCTGCGGGATCTGGCGGGAGACCTCGTCGACGAGGTCGTGATCGAATCGGCGCGGATCTATCACCGCGAATGCCTGGTGAAGTTCCGCGGTCTCGATCGGCGCGAAGCGGTCGACGGATTGCGGCAGCTCTTTCTTGCGGTGCCACGCGACCAACTCGCGCCGCTCGAAGAAGGCGAAGTCTACCAGCAGGAGCTGGTGGGATGGTCGGTGCGCGACGAGGCGGGCGAACCCCTCGGGCTGGTGAGCGAGGTCTACGAGCTGCCGCAGGGGCCGACGATCGAAGTGCAGGGGCCGAAACGCGAATTCCTGCTCCCGTTTCGCGGCGAATATGTGAAGCACGTCGACCGCGCGGCGCGGCAACTGATCGTCACGGTGCCGGAAGGGTTGCTCGACTAG
- the rpsP gene encoding 30S ribosomal protein S16 produces MAVRIRLRREGRKSVPMYRIVIADKESPRDGRFIETIGSYRPKSDKDPFTVDVEKAREWIAKGATPTETVASLLKKAGV; encoded by the coding sequence ATGGCAGTTCGCATCAGGCTGCGCCGCGAAGGGCGCAAGAGCGTTCCGATGTATCGCATTGTGATCGCCGACAAGGAATCGCCGCGGGACGGCCGATTCATCGAGACGATCGGATCGTATCGCCCCAAGAGCGACAAGGATCCGTTCACTGTCGACGTGGAAAAGGCGCGCGAGTGGATCGCCAAGGGCGCCACGCCGACCGAGACGGTCGCGTCGCTCCTCAAGAAGGCGGGCGTCTAA
- the ffh gene encoding signal recognition particle protein: protein MFDELSSKLTDTLRRLTGRGVLTEAAVKEGLRDIRRVLLEADVSFELTREFLERVEAKAVGEEVLKAVRPGQQLVKIVYDELVALLGEKQAPLAFASVPPTVILMVGLQGSGKTTTAGKLARRLKAEQKAPYLVAADVYRPAAVEQLETLGRQVDVGVYGEAGATDVIGIVRRGMDAASKARARTVIVDTAGRLQIDAEMMQELVRLKEAVKPHEILLVADGMTGQDAVRIARGFHDALGVTGVILTKMDGDARGGAALSIYGVTHAPIKFIGTGETLDGLEPFHPDRMAGRILQQGDVLSLVEKAQQNVDEDEAKKLARKATSKRGLDLEDFLAAMRQMQKLGPMKNILGMLPGVNPAMLKGANLDEKRLKHVEAIVLSMTRRERSDPDLMNGSRRARVARGSGRTVQEVNQLLAQFKQMQKFMKVAGKPGMKMPFGGRSFPPR, encoded by the coding sequence ATGTTCGACGAGCTGTCTTCCAAGCTGACGGATACCCTGCGGCGCCTCACCGGCCGCGGCGTCCTCACGGAAGCAGCGGTGAAGGAGGGGCTGCGCGACATCCGCCGCGTCCTTCTCGAGGCCGACGTCTCGTTCGAGCTGACCCGCGAGTTTCTCGAACGGGTCGAAGCGAAGGCCGTTGGCGAAGAGGTCTTGAAGGCGGTCCGGCCGGGGCAGCAGCTGGTCAAGATCGTCTACGACGAGTTGGTCGCGCTGCTCGGCGAGAAACAGGCGCCTCTGGCATTCGCCTCGGTGCCGCCGACCGTGATCCTGATGGTCGGGTTGCAGGGAAGCGGCAAGACGACGACCGCCGGCAAGCTGGCACGGCGTCTCAAGGCGGAGCAGAAGGCGCCGTATCTGGTCGCGGCGGATGTGTACCGCCCCGCCGCTGTCGAACAGCTCGAGACCCTTGGGCGGCAGGTCGACGTCGGGGTGTACGGCGAAGCCGGCGCGACCGACGTGATCGGCATCGTGCGCCGCGGGATGGATGCGGCATCGAAGGCACGGGCGCGGACGGTGATCGTCGATACCGCCGGCCGGCTGCAGATCGATGCCGAGATGATGCAGGAGTTGGTGCGGCTCAAGGAGGCAGTGAAGCCGCACGAGATCCTGCTGGTGGCCGACGGAATGACCGGCCAGGATGCGGTGCGGATCGCGCGCGGATTTCACGATGCCCTGGGCGTCACCGGCGTGATCCTCACCAAGATGGACGGCGACGCGCGCGGTGGTGCGGCGCTCTCGATCTACGGGGTGACGCACGCGCCGATCAAGTTCATCGGCACCGGCGAGACGCTCGACGGGCTCGAGCCGTTCCATCCCGACCGCATGGCGGGGCGGATTCTCCAGCAGGGCGACGTCCTGTCGCTGGTGGAGAAGGCGCAGCAGAACGTCGACGAAGACGAAGCGAAGAAGCTGGCGCGCAAGGCGACCTCGAAGCGCGGACTCGACCTCGAGGATTTTCTCGCCGCAATGCGCCAGATGCAGAAGCTCGGGCCGATGAAGAACATCCTCGGCATGCTGCCGGGTGTGAACCCGGCGATGCTCAAGGGTGCCAATCTCGACGAGAAACGCCTCAAGCACGTCGAGGCGATCGTCCTGTCGATGACGCGGCGCGAACGGAGCGATCCCGACCTGATGAACGGCTCGCGCCGCGCGCGCGTCGCCCGGGGATCGGGACGCACCGTGCAGGAAGTGAATCAGTTGCTGGCGCAGTTCAAGCAGATGCAGAAGTTCATGAAGGTCGCGGGAAAGCCGGGGATGAAAATGCCCTTCGGCGGACGGTCGTTCCCCCCGCGCTGA
- a CDS encoding prepilin peptidase codes for MNPNTALIILAGALGLLFGSFLNVCIVRWPALESVVAPRSRCPQCHSLIAWYDNIPVASWLVLRARCRHCALPIPWRYPLVELTVGVIWIVAAWAYGVDLEALRAAVFGTLLLGIAVTDAREYIIPDEFSVGGAVIGLLLAVAAGWNGHPANLHALPWPQSVLGAIVGFALLWIVAWLGAKAFGKDAMGGGDIKMMAMIGAFLGWQGVFLTLFLGALLGTLIFLPFKLAGREKLVPFGIFLAIGAAACWIAGPALITWYEGMWR; via the coding sequence GTGAATCCGAACACCGCGTTGATTATCCTCGCCGGCGCGCTCGGACTCCTCTTCGGGTCGTTCCTCAATGTCTGCATCGTGCGCTGGCCCGCGCTCGAATCCGTTGTCGCACCGCGCTCGCGCTGTCCGCAATGTCACAGCCTCATCGCCTGGTACGACAACATTCCCGTCGCGTCGTGGCTGGTGCTCCGGGCCCGCTGCCGTCACTGTGCCTTGCCCATTCCGTGGCGCTATCCGCTGGTCGAACTGACCGTTGGCGTGATCTGGATCGTCGCGGCGTGGGCGTACGGCGTGGACCTCGAAGCGCTTCGTGCCGCCGTCTTCGGCACGCTGCTCCTCGGCATCGCGGTGACCGATGCGCGCGAATACATCATTCCCGACGAGTTTTCGGTCGGCGGCGCGGTCATCGGCTTGCTGCTGGCCGTCGCCGCCGGGTGGAATGGACACCCCGCCAATCTCCATGCCCTCCCATGGCCGCAGTCGGTGCTCGGCGCGATCGTCGGATTCGCATTGCTCTGGATCGTGGCATGGCTCGGGGCCAAGGCGTTCGGCAAGGATGCCATGGGCGGCGGCGACATCAAGATGATGGCGATGATCGGTGCATTTCTCGGATGGCAGGGCGTTTTCCTCACACTTTTTCTGGGTGCGCTCCTCGGCACGCTGATCTTTCTCCCGTTCAAGCTCGCCGGGCGCGAGAAACTGGTACCATTCGGGATCTTCCTCGCGATCGGCGCCGCGGCGTGCTGGATTGCCGGACCCGCACTGATCACCTGGTACGAAGGGATGTGGCGATGA
- a CDS encoding RNA methyltransferase, which translates to MALVTAIRDLHRRKGRERRGLALAEGIRLVEEMLAANAACKGAIVSPALAGTERGARLRASLVRGGVQLEEVADHELADLAATEHPQGVVAVYTVPTWPIEALAPRNGQPLVVLDGVQDPGNVGTIARTARAFGAAGLVALPGTADLSNPKVVRGAMGALFTLPHLHLSETAFIDSITRWRAILWAMTMEGVPLATTRSDQPIVLLLGNEGAGLHPSLLAHATRQVTIPLRPGTESLNVATAAGIALYEVTR; encoded by the coding sequence ATGGCCCTGGTGACCGCGATTCGTGATCTGCACCGCCGCAAGGGGCGGGAACGACGGGGGCTCGCCCTCGCCGAGGGAATCCGGCTGGTCGAAGAAATGCTTGCGGCGAACGCCGCCTGCAAGGGCGCGATCGTTTCGCCGGCGCTCGCCGGGACGGAGCGCGGCGCCCGATTGCGGGCATCGCTGGTGCGTGGCGGCGTGCAGCTCGAGGAGGTCGCCGATCACGAGCTTGCCGATCTCGCCGCCACCGAACATCCGCAGGGCGTCGTCGCCGTCTACACCGTTCCGACCTGGCCGATCGAAGCGCTCGCGCCCCGGAACGGGCAACCGCTCGTGGTGCTCGATGGCGTCCAGGATCCCGGCAACGTCGGCACCATCGCCCGGACGGCGCGCGCGTTTGGTGCCGCGGGGCTCGTTGCGCTTCCGGGGACCGCGGATCTGTCCAATCCGAAGGTGGTGCGTGGCGCGATGGGCGCACTCTTCACCCTGCCGCATCTGCATCTTTCGGAAACGGCATTCATCGACAGCATCACGCGGTGGCGCGCCATCCTCTGGGCGATGACGATGGAGGGCGTTCCGCTCGCAACGACCCGAAGCGATCAACCGATCGTCCTTCTCCTGGGCAACGAAGGGGCGGGGCTGCATCCCTCGCTCCTCGCGCACGCGACGCGACAGGTCACCATTCCGTTGCGGCCCGGCACCGAATCGCTCAACGTGGCGACTGCAGCCGGCATTGCGCTGTATGAGGTGACGCGGTGA
- the thiD gene encoding bifunctional hydroxymethylpyrimidine kinase/phosphomethylpyrimidine kinase — protein MSYGKRMIALTIAGSDSGGGAGIQADLKTFAAFGCYGTSVVTAVTAQNTLGVHAVHPIPAEIVAAQLTALATDLPPEACKSGMLATREVVEEVASAISTRSWRNYVLDPVIVSTSGRVLLAADGVDAMCQRLIPLAACVTPNLDEAETLTGLAVRDPDSMAEAGVAILDLGARAVLVKGGHLDSDIVVDVLVTAHGTRRFTRSRVSSTATHGTGCTLSAAMTAQLALGVRLEEAVPAAIDFVQKAMRAAPGIGSGHGPMWHDPVS, from the coding sequence ATGTCATATGGGAAACGGATGATTGCGCTCACCATCGCCGGCTCGGATTCGGGCGGCGGCGCCGGAATCCAGGCCGATCTCAAGACCTTCGCCGCGTTCGGCTGCTACGGGACGTCGGTCGTGACGGCGGTGACCGCGCAAAATACCCTCGGTGTGCACGCCGTTCATCCCATCCCGGCCGAGATCGTCGCGGCACAGCTGACCGCCCTGGCCACCGACCTTCCCCCGGAAGCATGCAAGTCCGGGATGCTGGCAACGCGGGAAGTCGTCGAGGAGGTCGCGTCGGCGATCAGTACCCGGTCGTGGAGGAACTACGTGCTCGACCCGGTGATCGTCTCGACGTCGGGGCGGGTCCTTCTCGCCGCCGACGGCGTGGACGCGATGTGCCAGCGGCTGATTCCGCTTGCCGCGTGCGTCACGCCGAATCTCGATGAAGCGGAGACGCTCACCGGCCTCGCCGTGCGCGACCCCGACTCGATGGCCGAGGCCGGCGTCGCGATTCTCGATCTCGGCGCGCGCGCGGTGCTGGTCAAGGGCGGGCACCTCGACAGCGACATCGTGGTGGATGTACTGGTCACTGCACACGGCACGAGGCGATTCACACGCAGCCGGGTCTCGAGCACCGCCACGCACGGCACCGGTTGCACACTCTCCGCCGCGATGACGGCGCAGCTCGCCCTCGGTGTTCGCCTGGAGGAGGCGGTCCCTGCGGCGATCGATTTCGTGCAGAAGGCGATGCGTGCGGCTCCCGGGATCGGCAGCGGCCACGGACCGATGTGGCACGACCCGGTCAGCTGA
- a CDS encoding purine-nucleoside phosphorylase: MSAGAGTDAIARAVDAVRPRLDGVTPEVAIVLGSGLGGLGDRVEAPRRIPYGEIPGFHVPTVQGHKGELIAGTLAGVNVVLQSGRFHMYEGHAAHVSALPVRVMAALGAKTLIVTNAAGGIRRAFAPGTLMAICDHINLTGRNPLEGEVLPGETRFPDMTVAYDADLRKLAHQVAVQHGIALGEGVYAALLGPTYETPAEIRMLERLGADAVGMSTAPEVIVARARGMRVLGISTITNPAAGIGMAPLHHAEVMDVANQVAVKLATLVEGVVAAL; encoded by the coding sequence GTGAGCGCCGGCGCCGGCACCGATGCCATCGCGCGCGCCGTCGACGCCGTCCGCCCGCGGCTCGACGGCGTCACGCCGGAGGTCGCCATCGTGCTCGGCAGCGGCCTCGGTGGTCTCGGCGATCGCGTTGAGGCGCCGCGACGAATCCCGTATGGGGAGATTCCGGGATTTCATGTCCCGACGGTCCAGGGGCACAAGGGCGAGTTGATCGCCGGCACGCTCGCCGGCGTCAACGTGGTGTTGCAAAGCGGTCGCTTTCACATGTACGAAGGGCACGCCGCGCACGTCTCGGCGCTGCCGGTTCGCGTCATGGCTGCACTCGGCGCGAAGACGCTGATCGTCACCAACGCCGCCGGCGGCATTCGTCGCGCCTTCGCGCCGGGGACGCTCATGGCGATCTGCGATCACATCAATCTCACCGGCCGCAATCCGCTCGAGGGAGAAGTCCTCCCCGGCGAGACTCGCTTTCCCGACATGACCGTGGCGTACGACGCAGACTTGCGCAAACTGGCGCATCAGGTCGCGGTACAGCATGGCATCGCGCTCGGCGAAGGTGTCTACGCGGCACTCCTCGGCCCTACCTACGAAACGCCGGCCGAAATCCGCATGCTCGAACGACTCGGGGCGGATGCAGTCGGCATGAGCACCGCCCCCGAAGTCATCGTGGCGCGCGCACGCGGCATGCGGGTGCTCGGCATCTCGACAATCACCAATCCCGCGGCCGGGATCGGCATGGCGCCACTACATCACGCCGAAGTGATGGATGTCGCCAATCAGGTGGCGGTGAAGCTGGCGACGCTGGTCGAAGGCGTCGTCGCGGCGCTCTGA
- a CDS encoding nucleoside transporter C-terminal domain-containing protein, translating into MKLPPRASFAIALAGIGVAIAAGWLLPGAAGRGLATLSAQATQLANGPAPAPVAVPVSLAARSVGFLGIALILGLAFLMSRNRKAIRWKTVGWGLGLQLLFAIFVLRVPFGTDLFKHLGDAITAILHFSYAGSEFVFGDLGKADSKAGVIFAFQILPSIIFISALFAILYYLGIMQVVVRAAASVMTRFLGTSGAESLNVGASIFMGQTEAPLTIRPFLPGMTQSELMTVMTAGMAHVSGSIMAAYIAFGVEARHLLSAVIMTAPGTIMMAKLFEPETAVPETSGTTRIDIPKTDVNLLDAAARGTGEGLHLMLNVIAMLVSFIAIIALINGGMGWVHTNLAAWFPGDMQTVLSWVGRPVAWVLGVPWKDSGAVGGLLGTRAVLNEFIAFSQLGPMKGTLDPRSFTIASFALAGFANFSSIGIQIGGIGALVPDRKSDLARLGFRAMLAGTLANFLSAAIAGILM; encoded by the coding sequence ATGAAGCTTCCCCCTCGCGCCTCGTTTGCCATCGCGCTCGCCGGCATCGGCGTCGCTATCGCCGCCGGCTGGCTCCTCCCCGGCGCCGCGGGGCGCGGCCTCGCAACACTGTCCGCACAGGCGACGCAACTGGCGAATGGTCCGGCGCCGGCCCCGGTCGCAGTACCGGTGTCGCTCGCTGCGCGGTCGGTCGGCTTCCTCGGGATCGCGCTGATTCTCGGACTCGCGTTCCTGATGTCGCGCAACCGCAAGGCGATCCGGTGGAAGACCGTCGGATGGGGACTCGGATTGCAGCTCCTCTTCGCGATCTTCGTCCTCCGCGTGCCGTTTGGCACCGATCTCTTCAAGCATCTCGGCGATGCGATCACCGCGATCCTGCACTTCTCCTACGCCGGATCCGAGTTCGTCTTCGGCGATCTCGGCAAGGCCGACTCCAAGGCCGGCGTGATCTTCGCCTTCCAGATTCTCCCGTCGATCATCTTCATCTCCGCGCTCTTCGCGATCCTCTACTATCTCGGCATCATGCAGGTGGTGGTCCGCGCCGCGGCGTCGGTGATGACGCGCTTTCTCGGCACCAGCGGCGCCGAATCGCTCAACGTCGGCGCATCGATCTTCATGGGCCAGACCGAAGCCCCGCTCACCATCCGGCCGTTCCTCCCGGGGATGACGCAATCGGAGTTGATGACGGTGATGACCGCCGGGATGGCGCACGTCTCCGGGTCGATCATGGCGGCGTACATCGCCTTCGGCGTCGAGGCGCGCCACCTCCTCAGCGCGGTGATCATGACCGCGCCGGGAACGATCATGATGGCCAAGCTCTTCGAGCCCGAAACAGCCGTGCCTGAAACATCGGGAACGACGCGCATCGACATTCCCAAGACCGACGTCAACCTCCTCGACGCGGCAGCACGCGGCACCGGCGAAGGGCTGCATCTGATGCTCAACGTCATCGCGATGCTGGTGTCATTCATCGCGATCATTGCACTGATCAATGGCGGGATGGGATGGGTGCACACCAATCTCGCGGCGTGGTTCCCCGGCGACATGCAGACCGTCCTGTCGTGGGTCGGCCGCCCGGTCGCCTGGGTGCTTGGTGTCCCGTGGAAGGACAGCGGCGCAGTCGGCGGTCTCCTCGGGACCCGCGCGGTCCTCAATGAATTCATCGCTTTCTCGCAACTCGGTCCGATGAAGGGAACCCTCGATCCACGGTCGTTCACGATCGCGTCATTCGCACTCGCAGGCTTTGCGAATTTCTCCTCAATCGGCATCCAGATCGGCGGTATCGGCGCACTCGTCCCCGATCGCAAGAGTGATCTGGCGCGACTCGGCTTCCGCGCCATGCTTGCCGGAACGCTCGCCAACTTCCTCTCGGCGGCGATCGCCGGGATCCTGATGTGA
- the add gene encoding adenosine deaminase produces MRDLLKRMPKAELHVHLDGSLRPATMIELARTAGVPLPTTDVAALGQWMLVSDARGLEDYLARFEYTIALLQTPDAIERVAYEMVADAAADGLQYLEVRYCPRLSTRQGLTMDQVIAAEWRGLSRGTAEFNLPARIINCTLRQFDPDVSIAIAEHSVAMRGTGVVGFDIAGPEAGNPPEKHREAFDLAARGGLGITVHAGEAAGWPSIFEAIHACRAVRIGHGTRLFENPALLAYVRDREICVEVNITSNVQTRVVDRAAVHPVRRYYDDGVAVTLCTDSWLMSGVSLTDEYVTAHDALSFARHELETMALTAFEHAFLPLPERRAIAARARATMASLS; encoded by the coding sequence ATGCGTGACCTTCTCAAGCGAATGCCGAAGGCGGAACTCCACGTCCACCTCGACGGCTCGCTCCGTCCGGCGACGATGATCGAACTCGCGCGCACCGCGGGCGTTCCCCTCCCGACGACCGATGTCGCGGCGCTTGGCCAATGGATGCTGGTCAGCGATGCCCGCGGTCTCGAGGACTACCTCGCGCGCTTCGAATACACCATCGCACTGTTGCAGACTCCCGATGCGATCGAGCGCGTGGCGTATGAAATGGTCGCCGACGCCGCGGCCGACGGGCTGCAATATCTCGAAGTGCGGTATTGTCCGCGGCTCAGCACCCGCCAAGGATTGACGATGGATCAGGTCATCGCCGCGGAGTGGCGAGGGCTGTCGCGCGGAACGGCAGAGTTCAACCTGCCGGCGCGGATCATCAACTGCACCCTCCGCCAGTTCGATCCCGACGTGTCGATCGCGATCGCGGAACACTCGGTGGCGATGCGTGGGACGGGTGTGGTCGGCTTCGACATCGCCGGCCCGGAAGCGGGGAATCCTCCGGAGAAACATCGCGAGGCGTTCGACCTTGCCGCGCGCGGCGGGCTCGGCATCACCGTCCACGCCGGTGAGGCCGCGGGGTGGCCGTCGATCTTCGAGGCGATCCATGCCTGTCGCGCCGTCCGGATCGGACACGGGACGAGACTGTTCGAGAATCCGGCGCTGCTCGCCTACGTGCGCGATCGCGAGATTTGCGTCGAAGTCAACATCACCAGCAACGTGCAGACGCGTGTCGTGGACCGGGCAGCGGTCCATCCGGTTCGACGTTATTATGACGACGGCGTCGCGGTGACGCTCTGCACCGATTCCTGGTTGATGAGCGGCGTGTCATTGACCGACGAATACGTCACCGCCCACGACGCACTCTCCTTTGCACGGCACGAACTCGAAACGATGGCGCTGACGGCCTTCGAGCACGCATTTCTCCCCTTGCCGGAGCGGCGCGCCATTGCCGCGCGGGCGCGGGCCACGATGGCGAGCCTTTCCTGA
- a CDS encoding response regulator transcription factor: MSHRILVVDDEADITALVAYHLAKAGYRVSTAANGQEALRAAREERPDIVVLDLMLPGIPGYEVLAELRRRNETSDVGVILLTARRDEPDRIQGLTLGADDYLTKPFSPAELVLRVQALLRRLTAPAVAGGSTLVAGPLLIDRAAHRVIVDGRELGLTATEYKLLVTLVERRGRVQARSQLLETVLDAQPDIQTRTIDMHVQRLRTKLGDHGDLVETVRGFGYRFAAGDRSGKTK; encoded by the coding sequence TTGAGTCACCGCATTCTGGTGGTGGACGACGAAGCCGACATCACTGCCCTGGTCGCCTATCACCTGGCCAAGGCGGGCTATCGCGTGTCGACGGCGGCGAACGGACAGGAGGCGTTGCGAGCCGCGCGCGAAGAACGACCCGACATCGTGGTGCTCGACCTCATGCTCCCGGGAATCCCGGGGTACGAGGTGCTCGCGGAGCTGCGGCGACGGAATGAAACGAGCGACGTCGGGGTGATCCTCCTCACCGCGCGCCGCGACGAGCCCGACCGGATCCAGGGGCTCACCCTCGGCGCCGACGACTACCTCACCAAGCCGTTCTCCCCGGCCGAGCTGGTGCTCCGCGTGCAGGCGCTGCTGCGCCGACTCACCGCACCTGCGGTCGCCGGCGGGTCAACCCTCGTCGCCGGGCCGCTGCTGATCGATCGCGCGGCCCACCGCGTCATCGTGGACGGCCGGGAACTCGGCCTCACCGCCACCGAGTACAAACTGCTGGTGACGCTGGTCGAGCGGCGAGGCCGGGTGCAGGCGCGCTCGCAGCTGCTCGAAACGGTCCTCGATGCGCAACCGGATATCCAGACGCGGACGATCGACATGCATGTGCAGCGTCTTCGCACCAAGCTTGGCGATCACGGCGACCTGGTCGAGACCGTCCGCGGTTTCGGCTACCGCTTCGCCGCCGGCGATCGGAGCGGCAAGACGAAGTGA
- a CDS encoding ATP-binding protein has product MRLATRLVLGTFTIVILTIVGLAWRSDQTIPAVVIIALAIALVVAWFAGRAIAQPLVVLSDAARDIAAGGTPRFPRSGIPEVDTLVEALRRMHRELGDRMVELQQERVGGGAVVDAMVEGVIASDARGIIVAANPAARRLLGYGPDARLPELPSLFRDKVARDAVWQVLAGREVHDCEFDRDGTVIAINARPVPGRGAVLVLHDLTELRRLEAVRRDFVANVSHELKTPLTSIAGYADTLTDAEIDPALRQKFVATILSNAHRMQRLVDDLLDLSLIESGRWSPAAQRIDVGLAIHDAWAPMREKAAARGAELAVSIAPDADRIWADPEALRQVLVNLADNALRYVPSGRGRVECSVERVGGGVTVSVADNGSGIARDHLPRVFERFYRVDPARSRDEGGTGLGLAIVRHLVEAHGGSVEAESELQVGTTVRCWFPDSPSGDS; this is encoded by the coding sequence GTGAGGCTCGCCACCCGCCTCGTGCTCGGCACGTTCACCATCGTCATCCTCACGATCGTGGGGCTGGCGTGGCGATCCGACCAGACCATTCCTGCGGTCGTGATCATCGCGCTGGCCATTGCGCTGGTTGTCGCGTGGTTTGCCGGAAGGGCGATCGCCCAACCGCTCGTGGTGCTGTCGGACGCGGCGCGCGACATCGCGGCAGGGGGGACGCCACGATTCCCGCGCTCGGGGATTCCCGAAGTCGACACGCTGGTCGAGGCGTTGCGACGGATGCATCGCGAGCTCGGCGACCGGATGGTCGAACTGCAACAGGAGCGAGTCGGCGGCGGCGCGGTGGTCGATGCAATGGTCGAAGGGGTCATCGCGTCCGACGCGCGCGGGATCATTGTCGCCGCCAATCCTGCCGCGCGGCGACTCCTCGGCTACGGCCCGGACGCCCGGCTCCCGGAATTGCCGTCCCTCTTTCGCGACAAGGTTGCCCGCGATGCAGTCTGGCAGGTCCTCGCCGGTCGGGAGGTTCACGACTGCGAATTCGACCGTGACGGGACGGTCATCGCGATCAACGCCCGCCCGGTGCCGGGACGCGGCGCGGTCCTGGTCCTCCACGATCTGACCGAATTGCGACGCCTGGAGGCGGTGCGGCGCGACTTCGTGGCAAACGTCTCCCATGAACTGAAGACGCCGCTGACATCGATCGCGGGATATGCCGACACGCTGACGGATGCGGAGATCGATCCGGCGCTGCGGCAGAAATTCGTGGCGACGATCCTGAGCAATGCACACCGGATGCAGCGGCTCGTCGACGACCTGCTCGACCTGTCGCTGATCGAATCGGGGCGCTGGAGTCCCGCGGCGCAACGGATCGACGTCGGACTCGCGATTCATGACGCGTGGGCGCCGATGCGTGAGAAGGCGGCCGCACGCGGAGCCGAACTGGCGGTGTCGATTGCACCGGACGCGGACCGGATCTGGGCTGACCCGGAGGCGTTGCGGCAGGTACTGGTGAATCTGGCCGACAATGCCCTCCGATATGTCCCCAGCGGCCGGGGGCGGGTCGAATGTTCGGTCGAGCGGGTCGGCGGCGGGGTGACCGTGAGCGTGGCCGACAACGGCTCCGGCATCGCGAGGGACCACCTCCCGCGGGTGTTTGAGCGGTTCTACCGGGTCGACCCGGCGCGATCTCGTGACGAAGGTGGTACAGGACTGGGACTGGCGATCGTCCGCCATCTGGTAGAAGCTCATGGCGGGTCCGTTGAAGCCGAAAGTGAGTTGCAAGTTGGAACAACAGTGCGATGCTGGTTTCCTGATAGTCCGAGTGGCGATTCCTGA